GCCAGTTTCATGTGGATGATGGGGAAGGGCTGGCCGGCCTCGTCGTGTTCCGAGCGGCCGACGTCGACGAAGCCGTAGTGCCGGTAGAAGCCGATGGCTTGCGGATTCTGCTCGTTCACGTCGACTTGCAGCGAGCCGTGCAGCGAGAGCGCGAAATTCAGCAGGCGCCGTCCCGCGCCCTTGCCGCGCTTGCTGGCGTCCACGAACAGCATGTCCACCTTGTTGCCCTTCAGGCCGATGAAGCCGGCGATCTCGCCGGCCTCGTCCTCACAGACCCAGACCCGCACGGCGGGCAGGCGCACGTTGAGCACCTGCGGGTACAGCGCCTGGATGTCCTTTTCGGTCAGGAAGGCATGGGTGGCGCGGACGGACCTGAGCCAGATGTCCACCAGGGCCAGATCGTCGCCGTGGTTGCGTTCTCGGATGTTCATTTTCTTATTGATTCTGTATGTCGGGCGCCGGCCGGTCGGCGCCGTGTCGCGTGTCGCTAAAGCCCTGAACGATAGATGTCGGTTGCCGCCAGCACGGTTTCCATCTGGACAGTATGCGCGAAAACATAGCGGTCGCCGTAGACGGTTTCATCCGGAAACTCGGAGATCAGCGCCATGGGCAATTCCTCGCGGTCCGTTTCCGTGACCTGCACCGGGATGCCGTTCATTACCGCGAATCCGGTTTCGAGCGCATGCGCGCGGAACAGTTCCAGCTGCCGGGCATTGAATTCCACCAGCCCGGGCACGTTGCGGGCCAGCCGGGCCGTGACGCCCTCGATCAGCCGGCGCGCGCGTTCGCCCCAGCCGGGGTGGTGGCGCAGCACCAGGAAGAAGCCTTTCGGGATGGTCCACAGCTCGAAATGGCGCGGCAGGTAGCCTGACAAGGGGCGCGTCCATTCATGGGCGGGATAGCCGTGCAGGTTGATGTGCAGCTGGGCTCCGCTGATGGCGTGCGCCTGGTGGCGGCCGTCGCGCTCGAAGAACGGCGCGCGCTCGCGGTAGGCGATGTCGTCGCCCAGCGCGCTGTAGCGCGAGGCGTGCAGCATGTGGCGCGGATGCTGCTCGCGCAGGCGCGCGAAGAGGGCGTAGCCGTCCGGATTCTCGGCGGCGATCAGCGCGAAGTGGCCCTTGCCGCTGGCGGCCAGCGCCTGCGCCGCGCGCAGCGCGCCGACCACGCCGGAGGTTTCGTTGGCGTGCTGGGCGCCGGAAATGAAGACGGCGGGACCGGGGCCGCGCAGGTAGGTGCCCAGCACCGGCCGGCCCTGGCGCGAGGTGGCCTGGAACGTGTCGCCGCCCAGGGCCGCCATGCAGCCGGCGATCTGCGCCGCCGATAGTGGCTCGCGCGCCTGCGCCAGCGGGAAGCCGGGCAGGGCGGGCGCGACCGCCGATATGGGCGTGAAGGCTTCGACCGAGATGCGCACGCGCGCGGCGCCGTCGTGGCGGCGCACGTCGGGAATGATCTGACCGGGCTGCAGGCCGCGGTCGCCGGGCGGGCGGCCGGAATGCTGCTGGAAGTGTTCCAGCAGCGAGAAGTACAGGTCCTCGTGCAGCGCCTCGTAGGTGCTGACGATTTCCTCGTCGACCGGCAGCGCGAAGTCGATGCCTGGCAGGTCGACGCGGATCTCCAGGCGCTCGAAGTAGGGTTCGTGGGCGCCCCAGGCATGGTTGCGCACCGCGTCGACGGCGGCGCGGAACGCCAGTTGGTACTCGGTGGCCTGGGCGGCGTCGACGCGGGTCTCGCCGGCGGCGTCGCGCACGCGCAGCCAGCCGGTGGGCGACAGTTCGGCCACGCCGTCCGGCGCATGGCCGAGCTGGTTGGGCGCGAACACGCGCGATTGGATCTCGCGGCCGTCGGCGTAGCGCAGGTCGACGTCATAGTGCAGGTCGGACGCGCCGGGCTGCAGTGTCACGCGCACGCCGTCCAGCAGGGCGACCAGTGGATAGGCCTCCAGCGTGAAGCGCTTGGCCTGGGCGTGTTCGTGCAGGGGATAGCGGATCTCGGCGGCGACCAGGCCGTCGCGCTCGACCTCTTCCAGGAAGTAATGCAGCAGCGGCTTGTAGGCGCTGCGAAAGCGCGCCTGCACGCCGGCCTGGGCCAGGCGGGCCTCGGCGGCGCGGCGCGCCTGGGCGTCCTCGAACAGCCAGCCCTCGAGGTGCGCGCCGCGCCAGGCCGGCGCCATGTAGGCGTGGGTCCAGGCGTCCAGCGTGCGGTCGAATGTTTTGTCCAGCAATGACATGCGTGTGTTCCTTGGAGGCCTAGGCCTTGCCGGTGGGATCGAGGCGGTCGCGCAGCCAGTCGCCCAGCAGGTTCAGGCCCAGCACCGTCAGCATGATGGCCAAGCCGGGGAAGACGCTGACCCACCATGCGGTCTGCATGTAGGTGCGGCCGTCGGCAAGCATACCGCCCCAGCTCGGGATCATGGGATCCACGCCCAGGCCCAGGAAGGTCAGGCTGCTTTCCAGCAGGATATTGTTGGCGACGTTCAGCGTCATCAGGATGACCAGCGGGCCCAGCAGGTTGGGCACGATGTGGTGGCGGATCATGGCCAGGTCGCGCACGCCGAAGGCGCGCGCGGCCAGCACGAACTCGCGTTCGCGCAGCGCCAGCACCTGGGCGCGGACCAGCCGCGCGTACTGCACCCATTGCGAGATGATCATGAAGAAGATCACGTTGAACAGGCCGCCGCCCAGGATGGCGATGAACGTGATGGCCACCAGGATGAAGGGCAGCGCCAGCTGCACGTCGGCGAAGCGCATCACGATCATGTCCCAGAAGCCCCGGTAGTAGCCGGAGATCAGGCCCATGATGATGCCCAGCAGCGCGCCGCCCAGCACCGAGGCGAAGCCGACCAGCAGCGAAATCTTGCCGCCGACGATGACGCGGGCGAGCACGTCGCGGCCCAGCGGGTCGGTGCCGAAGGGGTGGGCCGCGCTGGCGAAGGGCGCGGTCAGGCGGGCGGCCAGGTCCATGGATTCGCCGCCGTCGGGGAACAGCCAGCCCGAGGCCAGCACCAGGAGGATCATGACGCCGGTCAGGCAGGCGCCCAGCACGAACTCCAGCGAGCGGTAGCGGCTGCGCGGCTTGGCGGCCTTGGGGGCGACGGTGGTGGTAGTGGTCTGCATGGGGCTCAGCGCGTGCGGATACGGGGATCGACGATGCCGTAGGCGATGTCGACGATCAGGTTGACCAGGACGATGACGGCGGCCAGCACCGTGACCGTGCCCTGCAGCACGGGGTAGTCGCGGCCGGAGATGGCGTCGAACGCCAGCGTGCCCAGGCCGGGCCAGTTGAACACCATCTCGATGACCACGATGCCGCCGATCAGGCCGCCGAACTGCAGGCCCAGGTAGGTGATGAGCG
The Achromobacter sp. AONIH1 DNA segment above includes these coding regions:
- a CDS encoding acetyltransferase; this encodes MNIRERNHGDDLALVDIWLRSVRATHAFLTEKDIQALYPQVLNVRLPAVRVWVCEDEAGEIAGFIGLKGNKVDMLFVDASKRGKGAGRRLLNFALSLHGSLQVDVNEQNPQAIGFYRHYGFVDVGRSEHDEAGQPFPIIHMKLAG
- a CDS encoding peptidase M14; the encoded protein is MSLLDKTFDRTLDAWTHAYMAPAWRGAHLEGWLFEDAQARRAAEARLAQAGVQARFRSAYKPLLHYFLEEVERDGLVAAEIRYPLHEHAQAKRFTLEAYPLVALLDGVRVTLQPGASDLHYDVDLRYADGREIQSRVFAPNQLGHAPDGVAELSPTGWLRVRDAAGETRVDAAQATEYQLAFRAAVDAVRNHAWGAHEPYFERLEIRVDLPGIDFALPVDEEIVSTYEALHEDLYFSLLEHFQQHSGRPPGDRGLQPGQIIPDVRRHDGAARVRISVEAFTPISAVAPALPGFPLAQAREPLSAAQIAGCMAALGGDTFQATSRQGRPVLGTYLRGPGPAVFISGAQHANETSGVVGALRAAQALAASGKGHFALIAAENPDGYALFARLREQHPRHMLHASRYSALGDDIAYRERAPFFERDGRHQAHAISGAQLHINLHGYPAHEWTRPLSGYLPRHFELWTIPKGFFLVLRHHPGWGERARRLIEGVTARLARNVPGLVEFNARQLELFRAHALETGFAVMNGIPVQVTETDREELPMALISEFPDETVYGDRYVFAHTVQMETVLAATDIYRSGL
- a CDS encoding ABC transporter permease — its product is MQTTTTTVAPKAAKPRSRYRSLEFVLGACLTGVMILLVLASGWLFPDGGESMDLAARLTAPFASAAHPFGTDPLGRDVLARVIVGGKISLLVGFASVLGGALLGIIMGLISGYYRGFWDMIVMRFADVQLALPFILVAITFIAILGGGLFNVIFFMIISQWVQYARLVRAQVLALREREFVLAARAFGVRDLAMIRHHIVPNLLGPLVILMTLNVANNILLESSLTFLGLGVDPMIPSWGGMLADGRTYMQTAWWVSVFPGLAIMLTVLGLNLLGDWLRDRLDPTGKA